In one window of Malassezia japonica chromosome 9, complete sequence DNA:
- the TOM20 gene encoding mitochondrial import receptor subunit tom20 (TransMembrane:1 (o6-27i); EggNog:ENOG503P2QG; COG:U), with translation MRLTTALSYTGITLGVAAVGYAVYFDYRRRNDPQFRKLLRKQSKQSTKAAKREQKAAQKEEALLIEKAVKDASTPGVLPSGVQEKEAFFMEQVAAGEALFAQGPAYNVPAAIAFFRALKVYPAPVELVMIYQKAVPKEVFEILMQLITKDAALNGSSAGGNLDEVDDEVPGKEKKETTEEAKSEAKPEEAKEETKPEAPKDEAAKPSA, from the coding sequence ATGAGGCTCACGACTGCGCTCTCGTACACTGGTATTACGCTCGGCGTTGCTGCCGTTGGGTACGCGGTGTACTTTGACTACCGCAGGCGGAACGACCCCCAGTTCCGCAAGCTCCTCCGCAAGCAGTCCAAGCAGTCGACCAAGGCGGCCAAGCGCGAGCAAAAGGCGGCGCAGAAGGaggaggcgctgctcatTGAGAAGGCCGTGAAGGATGCTTCGACGCCCGGCGTGCTCCCTTCGGGTGTGcaggagaaggaggcgTTCTTCATGGAGCAGGTCGCCGCGGGTgaggcgctctttgcgcaggGCCCCGCCTACAATGTGCCTGCTGCCATCGCCTTCTTCCGCGCGCTGAAGGTGTACCCCGCTCCAGTGGAGCTTGTGATGATCTACCAGAAGGCTGTGCCGAAGGAGGTGTTTGAAATTTTGATGCAGCTCATTACCAAGGACGCCGCCCTGAacggctcgagcgccggtGGCAACCTCGACGaagtcgacgacgaggtccCTGGcaaggagaagaaggagacCACGGAGGAGGCCAAGTCTGAGGCCAAGCCCgaggaggccaaggaggagaCCAAGCCCGAGGCACccaaggacgaggccgCCAAGCCCTCGGCCTAG
- a CDS encoding uncharacterized protein (COG:A; COG:T; EggNog:ENOG503NY3C): MVGHFPYPPAVRPAVTPEGVPNDPAYPHTPSASVNLSPSLTGHQYANPYEAHHHAKQMYMPPPTAAPGYPPMMYSDADSHNAPKPQAVPAPSSDPPVHAKVSTGPAESTRTTASSEQGVCAFVNYVSGFDLDRACAYFHGKPLRLKSSCPRLVCRPRRLEDAEYAGVAAQRGKGVHTNWYRQQRQQQLQRQRQQSESGDALPADARGDSTTEDNATGMSDSRSFTSTNSSLLRQPMFAHRFFILKSRNSDALTTALRTNIWSTQSHNEPVLDQAFRNSAVVTLLFSENFSGQFFGYATMSSRIGGALPGANTASPVRRADRDENGVGQPVLDHPLPKDTDDVAVDKARQAAPGDSPTLFSRSPKMDTAALHSVANGSPDRTDTKEEKESNPSSIDSSISATPSMNAEREANEEWATNAKLHNRRLDVFDAQFAPDESDEIRDKQEGHTPARAETTLGPSHAQDRDQALEPTSCAAEQRDGAPGPKELPDSIHDTKSTQLGLPFYISWKITKPLPFSEIQTLRNPWRDNRLVKVSRDGTELEPNVGKQLIKIWEAYSKPTSEKDPGLEGRS, encoded by the exons ATGGTCGGTCATTTCCCGTATCCCCCTGCTGTTCGCCCAGCCGTGACCCCCGAGGGTGTGCCCAACGACCCCGCGTACCCCCACACTCCTTCTGCCTCTGTCAACCTGTCTCCCTCTCTCACTGGACACCAGTATGCGAATCCATATGAGGCTCATCATCATGCCAAGCAGATGTacatgccgccgcccactGCTGCTCCCGGCTACCCCCCCATGATGTACAGCGACGCGG ACTCGCACAATGCGCCCAAGCCTCAGGCTGTACCCGCCCCTTCGAGTGATCCTCCTGTGCATGCCAAGGTGTCAACCGGCCCGGCCGAATCCACGCGCACCACCGCATCGTCGGAGCAGGGCGT ctgcgcattTGTCAATTATGTCTCGGGCTTTGATTTGGATCGGGCCTGCGCCTACTTCCACGGCAAGCCGCTGCGTCTAAAGTCGTCGTGCCCCCGCTTGGTGTGTCGTCCGCGCCGGCTGGAGGACGCTGAATACGCCGGCGTGGCTGCCCAGCGCGGCAAGGGTGTACATACCAACTGGTACaggcagcagcgccagcagcagctgcagcgccagcggcaACAGTCCGAATCGGGCGATGCGCTTcccgccgacgctcgtgGTGACAGCACTACCGAAGACAACGCGACGGGCATGAGCGACTCGCGCTCATTTACGTCCACCAATTCTTCTCTTCTTCGCCAGCCCATGTTTGCACACCGCTTCTTTATCCTCAAGTCGCGCAACAGCGATGCACTTACCACTGCGCTGCGTACTAACATTTGGAGCACGCAATCGCACAACGAACCCGTCCTAGACCAGGCGTTCAGGAACTCGGCTGTGGTGACGCTGCTGTTCAGTGAAAACTTCAGCGGTCAGTTCTTTGGATATGCGACGATGTCGAGCCGTATTGGCGGAGCGCTGCCTGGTGCCAACACCGCGTCGCCTGTTCGTCGTGCTGACAGGGACGAAAATGGCGTGGGGCAGCCTGTCCTCGACCATCCTCTGCCCAAAGACACAGACGATGTGGCGGTGGACAAGGCGCGtcaggcggcgccgggcgatTCGCCTACGTTGTTTTCGCGCTCGCCCAAGATGGATACTGCAGCACTGCACTCGGTTGCCAATGGCTCTCCTGATCGCACAGATACCAAAGAGGAGAAAGAGTCGAACCCCTCGTCTATCGATTCGTCCATTTCCGCAACGCCTTCCATGAATGCGGAGCGCGAAGCGAATGAAGAATGGGCTACGAATGCGAAGCTACACaaccgccgcctcgacgtgTTTGATGCACAGTTTGCGCCCGATGAATCTGACGAGATTCGTGACAAGCAAGAGGGGCACACcccagcgcgtgcagagACTACGCTGGGACCCTCTCACGCACAAGACAGAGACCAGGCTCTTGAGCCAACCTCGTGCGCTgcggagcagcgcgacggcgctccGGGACCCAAAGAGCTGCCTGACTCTATACACGATACCAAGTCGACACAGCTGGGTCTTCCGTTCTATATCAGCTGGAAAATCACCAAACCCCTGCCCTTCTCCGAGATTCAAACGCTGCGCAACCCTTGGCGGGACAATCGGCTGGTGAAGGTGTCACGAGATGGAACGGAACTGGAGCCGAACGTGGGGAAACAACTAATCAAAATCTGGGAGGCCTACTCCAAGCCTACTTCTGAGAAAGACCCCGGCCTTGAAGGTCGATCGTAA
- a CDS encoding uncharacterized protein (BUSCO:EOG09260DUR; EggNog:ENOG503NUW9; COG:U): MNTNPFLRGTSGRAPQGAPARPQQDVVQPSSLGTSDLTPIRAHYLKKTLVSLELQHELRLLMRRDALAMFGPPFRGSKYGSSKILILRHSLHRFVLTFPFLASAPPDFFPNKVQVFLERLLERKMIVIDEEEGDTTATTTLLRKLERYLCLLISSGIHLKNTKEEVVRISERDRMRIATLEAQRKATNGAGMSNVDAQLDVNIVSVRSVIAKGRLRNKAHDEFILCTHAGEGQQVYVARRYNEIAKLHVALRTKFPDEDIPGPPAKDRTTMAASDASGDLPLARERNRLTLRAYIHSLLAIPAVSDSETMRDFLLADPIELSPAEERDAAARRRADQIRLEQREQFAKETAARARQLHEHIGAFKADLLQPDGLSLLFATIRRSPQIQQLPEKYQLIIEWAKSSMASGLYSMFVGKDSASQNFAQLKYIHSMVPYFMVRSILRISNPMAMMRSLLDLFLAQPFGQKSLLQRMFTNQIHEEINEMREMNKRVQARIGDAHLARKVDEFIAMPYSVQRTYIGQAEDERVDILTIIMRSPLGGDLEQMQVHRIVTASRAYAALKRERRAALARGEPEPEPDNDDAWLYEDLHVYMNLARKICDKEQLIDLIYDPATTDLLKDIITIFYAPLAQVYKAANIADTLSDVQVFITDLIKTVEEHEQLSLAEPHKMVQVFVDLVQRHEQLFYHFIYQVHTQGSDLFDRLVRWIELFVNYVRDPAESATSAHGLGVMDLEMCLPAGSAERARVMQEVDQVIHHAYQRKLKRELKVQQRLARQAVIKAGEEPEKPAGASGDPLAEALSEQFGFGSMFGQVADVEAEESGSDSEDEVLSDSDSDEGPEDAEHFRHRRTAPPPAERAASSGAPSTDAIRALLPVFMEMAW, translated from the exons ATGAATACCAATCCCTTTTTGCGGGGTACGAGcgggcgggcgccgcagggcgcgccggcgcgcccgcaACAGGACGTAGTGCAGCCCAGTTCGCTTGGAACATCGGACCTGACACCTATCCGCGCACACTACCTCAAAAAGACGCTGGtgtcgctcgagctgcagcacgagctgcgcctgctcatgcgccgcgacgcgctcgcgatgTTCGGGCCGCCGTTCCGAGGGTCCAAGTACGGAAGCAGCAAGATTCTCATCCTCCGCCATAGCCTGCACCGCTTCGTGCTCACGTTTCCGTTCCTGGCAAGCGCCCCGCCGGATTTCTTTCCCAACAAGGTCCAGGTGtttctcgagcgcctgctggagCGCAAGATGATTGTCAtcgacgaggaagagggAGATACGACCGCTACAACAACGCTCCtccgcaagctcgagcgctACCTGTGCCTGCTCATTAGCTCGGGCATCCACCTGAAGAATACCAAGGAGGAGGTCGTGCGCAtcagcgagcgcgaccgcatgcgcatcgccacgctcgaggcacagcgcaaggcgaccAACGGCGCTGGAATGAGCAACGTggacgcgcagctcgacgtgaATATCgtgtcggtgcgcagcgtcatCGCCAAGGGACGCTTGCGGAAcaaggcgcacgacgagtTCATTCTCTGCACGCACGCAGGCGAGGGGCAGCAGGTCTATGTCGCACGGCGCTACAACGAGATCGCCAAGCTTCATGTCGCACTGCGCACCAAGTTCCCCGACGAAGATATCCCGGGTCCTCCGGCCAAGGACCGCACCACCATGGCGGCAAGCGACGCGAGTGGCGATCtcccgctcgcgcgcgagcgcaaccGCCTTACGCTCCGTGCGTACATCCACAGCTTGTTGGCCATCCCGGCGGTAAGCGACAGCGAAACGATGCGCGATTTTTTGCTCGCGGATCCGATCGAGCTGAGCCCGGCGgaagagcgcgacgcggcggcgcggcgccgtgccgaccagatccgcctcgagcagcgcgagcagtTTGCCAAAgagacggcggcgcgtgcacgccAGCTCCACGAGCATATTGGCGCGTTCAAGGCAGACTTGCTCCAGCCCGACGGTCTGTCGCTGCTCTTTGCAACGAttcggcgctcgccgcaaATACAGCAGCTCCCGGAAAAGTACCAGCTGATTATCGAATGGGCAAAGAGCTCGATGGCATCGGGCCTCTACTCCATGTTTGTTGGAAAAGACTCGGCATCGCAAAactttgcgcagctcaagTACATCCACTCAATGGTCCCCTATTTTATGGTGCGCAGCATCCTGCGTATTTCGAACCCGATGGCGATGATGCGCTCGCTTCTCGATCTGTTCCTTGCCCAGCCCTTTGGCCAAAAGAGCCTGCTGCAACGCATGTTTACGAACCAAATCCACGAAGAGATCAACGAGATGCGCGAGATGAACAAGCGTGTTCAGGCACGTatcggcgacgcgcacctcgcgcgcaaggtCGACGAGTTCATTGCGATGCCGTACTCTGTGCAGCGCACGTACATTGGAcaggccgaggacgagcgcgtggaCATTCTAACGATTATCATGCggtcgccgctcggcggcgacctgGAGCAGATGCAGGTACACCGCATCGTGACTGCAAGCCGCGCCTATGCTGCACtcaagcgcgagcgccgcgcagcgctcgcgcgaggggagcccgagcccgagcccgacaATGACGATGCGTGGCTCTACGAGGATTTGCACGTCTACATGAATCTCGCGCGCAAGATTTGCGACAAGGAGCAGCTGATCGACCTGATCTACGACCCGGCTACGACCGACTTGCTCAAGGACATAATCACCATCTTTTatgcgccgcttgcgcaggtGTACAAAGCGGCAAACATTGCCGATACGCTGAGCGATGTCCAGGTCTTTATTACGGACCTGATCAAGACAGTCGAAGAGCACGAGCAGCTTTCCTTGGCCGAGCCGCACAAGATGGTGCAGGTATTTGTCGACCTGGTGCAGCGCCACGAGCAGCTCTTTTACCACTTTATCTACCAGGTGCACACCCAGGGCTCGGACTTGTTCGACCGCCTCGTGCGTTGGATCGAGCTGTTTGTCAACTACGTACGGGATCCGGCCGAAAGTGCGACGagtgcgcacggcctcggtgtGATGGACCTCGAGATGTGCCTTCCGGCCGGGAGcgcggagcgtgcgcgggTCATGCAGGAGGTCGACCAGGTCATCCACCATGCGTACCAGCGCAAGCTCAAGCGCGAACTCaaggtgcagcagcgccttgcgcgccaggcggtGATCAAGGCCGGTGAAGAGCCCGAGAAGCCTGCCGGTGCGTCGGGCGACCCCTTGGCCGAGGCCCTGTCCGAGCAGTTTGGATTCGGCAGCATGTTTGggcaggtcgccgacgtcgaggccgaagaGAGCGGGTCAGAcagcgaggacgaggtgctctcggactcggactcggacgaAGGCCCAGAGGATGCAGAGCACTTTCGCCaccggcgcaccgcgccgccgcccgccgagaGAGCTgcatcgagcggcgcgccgagcaccgacGCGATCCGTGCGCTGTTGCCCGTGTTTATGGAGATG GCATGGTAG
- a CDS encoding uncharacterized protein (COG:O; EggNog:ENOG503NVS1) has product MIGTLSRGIRTAPSSGRLLSQSLRTGAVAGLPKAGVRFNSNGGKASGPVIGVDLGTTNSCVAVMEGQQARVIENSEGGRTTPSVVAFTKDDERLVGLPAKRQAVVNPEATLFATKRLIGRKFADKEVQKDLNNVPYKIVAHSNGDAWLEARGKSYSPSQIGAFIVGKLRDTASEYLGKPVKHAVITVPAYFNDSQRQATKDAGTIAGLEVMRVINEPTAAALAYGLDRQDNATIAVFDLGGGTFDVSILEMSKGVFEVKSTNGDTHLGGEDFDIVIVEQLVKDFQKENGIDLSKDRMAIQRIREAAEKAKIELSSTQSTDISLPYITADASGPKHINTKLTRAQLDSWVGRLVQRTIEPCEKALADAGVKAGDINDVIMVGGMTRMPKVLETVKGIFKRDPSKGVNPDEAVAIGASIQGGVLAGHVTDILLLDVTPLSLGIQTLGGVFTRLINRNTTIPTKKSQVFSTAADGQTAVDIQVYQGERELVRDNKLLGNFQLTGIPPAPKGVPQVEVTFDIDADGIVNVSAKDKATNKDQSMTIAAGSGLSDQEIERMVNDAEQHAEADKERRVIIEESNRAQSVAGETSKAMSEFKDQLEKEESDKVQALVTELEELASKGISGDNSVTAETLKTKIDETQQASLGLFKKVYESRAQNDSGSASSEGEGEKKP; this is encoded by the coding sequence ATGATTGGTACTCTTTCCCGTGGAatccgcacggcgccgtcgtcgggcAGGCTGCTGTCGCAGTCGCTGCGCACTGGCGCTGTGGCCGGCCTGCCCAAGGCTGGCGTCCGTTTCAACTCGAACGGTGGCAAGGCCAGCGGCCCCGTGATCGGTGTCGACCTTGGTACCACCAACTCGTGTGTTGCCGTTATGGAGGGCCAGCAGGCCCGCGTCATTGAGAACTCGGAGGGTGGCCGCACCACCCCCTCGGTCGTCGCCTTCAccaaggacgacgagcgcctcgtcggtcTTCCGGCCAAGCGCCAGGCCGTCGTCAACcccgaggcgacgctctTTGCGACCAAGCGTCTAATCGGTCGCAAGTTCGCCGACAAGGAGGTGCAGAAGGACCTTAACAACGTTCCTTACAAGATTGTCGCGCACAGCAATGGCGACGCTtggctcgaggcgcgtggCAAGAGCTACTCGCCCTCGCAGATCGGTGCCTTTATCGTGGGCAAGCTCCGTGACACTGCTTCGGAGTACCTCGGTAAGCCCGTCAAGCACGCCGTCATTACCGTGCCCGCCTACTTCAACGACTCGCAGCGCCAGGCTACCAAGGACGCTGGTACCATTGCCGGTCTCGAGGTCATGCGTGTGATCAACGAGCCGACtgctgccgcgctcgcctaCGGTCTCGACCGTCAGGACAACGCCACGATCGCCGTCTTTGATCTGGGTGGTGGTACCTTTGATGTGTCGATCCTCGAGATGTCCAAGGGTGTCTTTGAGGTGAAGTCGACCAACGGTGACACCCACCTTGGTGGTGAGGACTTTGACATTGTCattgtcgagcagctcgtcaagGACTTCCAGAAGGAGAACGGCATTGACCTCAGCAAGGACCGCATGGCCATCCAGCGTATCCGTGAGGCTGCCGAGAAGGCCAAGATTGAGCTGTCGAGCACCCAGTCGACCGACATCAGCCTGCCCTACATCACTGCTGATGCCTCGGGCCCCAAGCACATCAACACCAAGCTCACCCGCGCCCAGCTCGACTCGTGGGTCGGCCGCCTGGTCCAGCGCACCATTGAGCCCTGCGAGAAGGCGCTCGCTGACGCTGGCGTCAAGGCTGGTGACATCAACGACGTCATCATGGTCGGTGGTATGACCCGTATGCCCAAGGTCCTTGAGACCGTGAAGGGTATCTTCAAGCGCGACCCCTCCAAGGGTGTCAaccccgacgaggccgtTGCCATTGGTGCCTCGATCCAGGGTGGTGTGCTTGCCGGTCACGTTACCGACATTCTCCTCCTGGATGTTACCCCGCTTTCGCTGGGTATCCAGACCCTCGGCGGTGTCTTTACCCGTCTGATCAACCGCAACACCACCATCCCTACCAAGAAGAGCCAGGTGTTCTCGACCGCTGCCGATGGCCAGACTGCCGTGGACATCCAGGTCTACCAGGGTGAGCGTGAGCTCGTCCGCGACAacaagctgctcggcaaCTTCCAGCTGACTGGCATTCCCCCGGCGCCCAAGGGTGTGCCCCAGGTCGAGGTCACCTTTGACATTGACGCCGACGGTATCGTCAATGTCTCGGCCAAGGACAAGGCGACCAACAAGGACCAGAGCATGACCATTGCTGCCGGCTCGGGTCTCTCGGACCAGGAGATTGAGCGCATGGTCAACGATGCtgagcagcacgccgaggctgacaaggagcgccgcgtgatCATTGAGGAGTCGAACCGTGCGCAGAGCGTTGCCGGCGAGACCAGCAAGGCCATGTCCGAGTTCAAGGACCagctcgagaaggaggagTCCGACAAGGTCCAGGCCCTGgtcaccgagctcgaggagctcgccaGCAAGGGTATCTCGGGTGACAACTCGGTCACCGCCGAGACCCTCAAGACCAAGATCGACGAGACCCAGCAGGCCTCGCTCGGTCTCTTCAAGAAGGTCTACGAGAGCCGCGCGCAGAAcgactcgggcagcgccagctccgagggcgagggcgAGAAGAAGCCGTAA
- a CDS encoding choline kinase (COG:M; EggNog:ENOG503NW1Y), with the protein MQAPPARASAAGAPSQWYRPPSPGLFESVEEELDALTLDDIDPTAYGEDRTPVAWTPTMPPQDDSDEEEVVALDEDEEDMHASGIPAARGWYLHARESETDAFREKVMKMFRDVLQLPGWCDDQVDEVLRPLTYEYLHLKRIGIAMTNAVFFVSYRPPGGPYFSAPPTVLLRVYGPGSEALLSRRTELLILHTLSSLYEIGPHIMGTFANGRVEEFYECDSMSLDQMRDLGTTSESSGQWVARRMRELHEVPLEVMRTVLDQGDLKAPSTKGFGRGIENHIMASSHRPRRRTRAAPNQTPSGFDASSPLQSYSYFAHPSPGLMTRHANASTMSFDSLATSYDSVASFGRTPSEAGSPIRECNADFTMSPLALGPSSAPPVRGPKAPYPGVWRRLKRWTREISKVMEMVNAFLATPEGAAITRALNLPAQLPVSVDAEPRPPPCTAQDLRSTTTNFKDMMLCLLAVDLPQLCLEVAQYKRYVRTWESQEGKSRRVFCHNDSQYGNLLMLRVDENGQLPLMASGMRRDAPAPNSPLLHTPGGRRRSRSRARSAQPHQRLVVIDFEYGSPNPRAYDIANHFHEWCADYHDEANPWSLLGHGSYPTRAERRRWLTAYADQGRWLKGRMGAAKLGSPESLPAVSEMALPPAVTSGSAPGTPGSPGNLRENAAAAEVERLEEEVYVWSPAPHAVWGMWGAVMSCDDIVALLGRARACVKSVDGVLTYCPPSPAEQEAMDRKGAESFDNMRYSLGRIELFRKELRERLAHS; encoded by the exons ATGCAAGCTCCGCCCGCGCGGGCGtctgccgccggcgcgccgtcgcagtGGTACCGCCCCCCGTCGCCGGGTCTGTTCGAGAGCGTGGAAGAGGAGCTTGATGCGCTTACGCTCGACGATATCGACCCCACTGCGTACGGCGAGGACCGGACGCCGGTCGCATggacgccgacgatgccgccgcaggacgactcggacgaggaggaggtcgtcgcgctcgacgaggacgaggaggacatGCATGCCTCGGGCATccctgcagcgcgtggaTGGTACCTGCACGCACG TGAATCTGAGACGGACGCGTTTCGCGAAAAGGTAATGAAAATGttccgcgacgtgctccagCTGCCGGGCTGGTGCGACGACCAGGtggacgaggtgctgcgcccgcTCACGTACGAGTACCTTCACTTGAAGCGTATCGGCATCGCCATGACCAACGCCGTGTTCTTTGTGAGCTACCGTCCCCCGGGCGGCCCCTACTTTagtgcgccgcccacgGTCCTCCTGCGCGTGTACGGACCAGGaagcgaggcgctgctttCGCGCCGGACCGAGCTGCTGATTCTGCATACGCTCTCGAGTCTGTACGAGATCggg CCGCATATTATGGGCACCTTTGCCAACGGACGCGTCGAAGAGTTTTACGAGTGCGACTCGATGAGCCTCGACCAGAtgcgcgacctcggcacGACCAGCGAAAGCTCGGGTCAGTGGGTCGCGCGCCGTATGCGTgagctgcacgaggtgccgctcgaggtgatgcgcaccgtgctcgaccaggGCGACCTCAAGGCGCCGTCCACCAAGGGCTTTGGCCGGGGCATTGAGAACCACATTATGGCATCGAGCCAccgcccacgccgccgtacgcgcgccgcgccgaaccagacgccgagcgggttcgacgcgtcgagcccGCTGCAGAGCTACAGCTACTTTGCGCATCCTAGCCCTGGCCTCATGACGCGCCACGCAAACGCGTCGACCATGTCATTTgactcgctcgcgacgagctACGACTCGGTCGCGAGTTTCGGCAGGACGCCGTCCGAGGCCGGCTCGCCGATCCGCGAGTGCAATGCGGACTTTACCATGTCGcccctcgcgctcggcccgtcgagcgcgccgcctgtgCGTGGCCCCAAGGCGCCGTACCCCGGTGTGTGGCGCCGCCTGAAGCGGTGGACGCGCGAGATTAGCAAGGTGATGGAGATGGTCAATGCGTTTCTTGCGACGCCCGAAGGCGCGGCGATCACGCGCGCGCTGAACCTCCCCGCGCAGCTTCCCGTGTccgtcgacgcggagcCGCGGCCCCCGCCTTGCACCGCACAGGACCTGCGGTCCACGACGACCAACTTTAAAGACATGATGCTTTGTCTGCTGGCCGTCGACCTCCCCCAGCTGTGCCTCGAGGTGGCGCAGTACAAGCGGTACGTACGTACGTGGGAGTCGCAGGAGGGCAAGAGCCGCCGTGTCTTTTGCCACAACGACTCGCAGTACGGCAACCTGCTCATGCTACGTGTCGACGAGAACGGGCAGCTGCCGCTCATGGCGTCTggcatgcgccgcgacgcgcccgcgcccaaCTCCCCCCTGCTGCACACAcccggcggccggcggcgctcacgCTCGCGTGCGCGGTCCGCGCAGCCCCACCAGCGGCTAGTCGTGATCGACTTTGAGTACGGCAGCCCGAATCCCCGCGCATACGACATTGCGAACCACTTCCACGAGTGGTGTGCCGACTACCACGATGAGGCGAATCCCTGGAGCCTGCTTGGGCACGGCTCATACCCCACCcgggccgagcgccgccgctggctCACGGCGTACGCCGACCAAGGCCGCTGGCTCAAAGGACGCATGGGCGCCGCCAAGCTCGGctcgcccgagtcgctgccCGCCGTGAGTGAGATGGCGCTCCCCCCCGCGGTGAcgtcgggcagcgcgcccGGTACCCCTGGCAGCCCCGGCAACCTGCGCGAGAAtgcagcggcggccgaggtcgagcgcctcgaggaggaAGTGTACGTTtggtcgcctgcgccgcatgccgTGTGGGGCATGTGGGGCGCGGTAATGAGTTGTGACGACATTGTGGCGTTGcttggccgtgcgcggGCGTGCGTCAAGTCGGTGGACGGGGTGCTGACATACTGCCCCCCCTCGCCTGCGGAGCAGGAAGCGATGGACAGGAAAGGCGCCGAGAGCTTTGACAACATGCGCTACTCGCTCGGCCGCATTGAGCTGTTCCGTAAAGAGCTGCGGGAGCGCCTGGCACATAGCTAA
- the GIR2 gene encoding Protein gir2 (BUSCO:EOG09265K60; COG:S; EggNog:ENOG503NYCM) yields MVSQEEHDQVLAEELEVLESIYVDELDKISSEQLRIRVIPEDYEEGKTYPTLSLEVKYTPEYPDAPPDMCIRVVEDEGEVLGPAPQTEAANTEEEEPFVTDSREGVQKLRGELDEVANDSLGMPMVFTLASHLRESLTAYIQSKAREADEAASRKREAEIAAEEEKFRGTAVTVERFKAWRAEFLKKQAQLREKAEADHMASMSNKEREEYKRFKTKPSGRELFSKQGAVEEDKDADESVKEVDWALYDRNAREEQARQTLEADEQDGFVPNDSDDE; encoded by the exons ATGGTGTCGCAAGAAGAACACGACCAGGTGCTCGCCGAAGAGCTCGAGGTTCTCGAGAGCATTTATgtggacgagctcgaca AAATCTCGTCAGAGCAGCTCCGCATTCGCGTCATTCCGGAAGACTACGAAGAAGGCAAGACATACCCGACCCTGAGCCTCGAGGTGAAGTATACGCCTGAATACCCtgatgcgccgcctgaCATGTGCATCCGAGTTGTGGAAgacgagggcgaggtgCTGGGGCCGGCGCCCCAGACCGAGGCCGCCAACACCGAAGAGGAAGAGCCTTTTGTGACCGACAGCCGCGAAGGCGTGCAAAAGCTGCggggcgagctcgacgaggtg GCGAACGATTCGCTTGGCATGCCCATGGTCTTTACGCTCGCATCGCACCTGCGCGAGTCGCTCACGGCCTACATCCAGTCCAAGGCGCGCGaagccgacgaggcggcaagccgcaagcgcgaggcAGAGATTGCGGCGGAGGAAGAAAAGTTCCGCGGTACTGCCGTGACGGTCGAGCGCTTCAAAGCATGGCGCGCCGAATTCCTCAAGAAGCAGGcacagctgcgcgagaaggccgaggcggatcATATGGCGTCGATGTCGAACAAGGAGCGCGAAGAGTACAAGCGCTTCAAGACGAAACCCTccggccgcgagctcttTTCGAAGCAGGGCGCGGTCGAGGAAGACAAGGACGCCGACGAGTCGGTCAAGGAGGTCGACTGGGCGCTGTACGACCGCaatgcgcgcgaggagcaggcccgccagacgctcgaggccgacgagcaggacgGCTTTGTGCCTAATGACTCGGATGATGAGTAG